One segment of Pyrococcus sp. ST04 DNA contains the following:
- a CDS encoding replication factor C large subunit, whose protein sequence is MPELPWVEKYRPKRLSEIVNQEQAIEKVKAWIESWLHGNPPKKKALLLAGPPGSGKTTTVYAIANEYNFEVIELNASDERTYEKIARYVQAAYTMDIFGKRRKLIFLDEADNIEPSGAKEIAKLIDKARNPIIMAANKYWEVPKEIREKAELVEYKRLTQRDLMTAMVRILKKEGITIPKEILVEIAKRASGDLRAAINDLQTVAIGGIEDAKQILAYRDVEKTVFQALGLVFSSDNAKKAKMALWNLDMSPDEFLLWVDENIPHMYLRPEEMAKAYDAISRADIYLGRASRTGNYSLWKYAIDMMTAGVAVAGTKKRGFAKFYPPNTLKILAESKEERSTRDSILKKIMKEMHMSKLEALETMKILRTIFENNLDLAAHFTVFLGLSEKEVEFLAGKDNAGTIWGKALAIRRKLKLTKAEEEKEIEEHEEEGEVEEAEEEVEEENIEKKEEEEKKEAKEEKPKEKKKGKQVTLFDFIKKK, encoded by the coding sequence ATGCCAGAGCTTCCCTGGGTTGAGAAGTATAGACCGAAGAGATTAAGTGAAATAGTTAACCAAGAGCAGGCTATAGAGAAAGTTAAAGCGTGGATAGAAAGCTGGCTTCATGGGAATCCTCCAAAAAAGAAAGCATTACTCTTAGCTGGGCCTCCAGGGAGCGGAAAAACAACTACAGTTTACGCCATAGCTAACGAGTACAACTTCGAAGTCATAGAGCTAAATGCAAGTGACGAAAGAACTTACGAGAAAATAGCAAGGTACGTTCAAGCGGCATACACTATGGATATATTTGGAAAAAGGAGAAAGCTGATATTCTTAGATGAGGCAGATAACATAGAACCAAGTGGAGCGAAAGAGATAGCCAAATTAATTGATAAGGCAAGAAATCCCATAATAATGGCAGCAAACAAGTATTGGGAAGTTCCAAAGGAAATCAGAGAGAAAGCAGAGTTAGTCGAGTACAAAAGACTCACCCAGAGAGACCTAATGACAGCAATGGTTAGAATACTGAAAAAAGAGGGAATAACAATTCCAAAAGAAATTCTCGTTGAAATAGCAAAAAGAGCCAGTGGAGACCTCAGAGCGGCAATAAATGACCTGCAAACAGTAGCAATTGGTGGAATTGAAGATGCAAAGCAAATACTTGCATATAGAGACGTCGAAAAGACTGTATTTCAAGCACTTGGTCTCGTTTTCTCAAGTGATAATGCAAAAAAGGCCAAAATGGCACTCTGGAACCTTGACATGTCTCCCGACGAATTCTTACTCTGGGTTGACGAAAACATTCCCCATATGTATCTTAGGCCGGAAGAGATGGCAAAGGCATACGATGCAATAAGCAGGGCAGATATATACCTAGGAAGGGCCTCCAGAACCGGAAACTACTCCCTGTGGAAGTACGCTATAGATATGATGACCGCCGGAGTGGCTGTCGCCGGAACTAAGAAAAGAGGATTTGCAAAGTTTTATCCACCAAACACCTTAAAGATACTGGCAGAGAGCAAAGAGGAGAGATCAACAAGGGACTCCATACTGAAAAAAATAATGAAAGAGATGCACATGAGCAAGCTTGAGGCCCTTGAAACAATGAAGATACTAAGGACGATATTCGAAAATAACTTGGATCTAGCAGCCCACTTTACAGTTTTCTTGGGGCTTAGTGAAAAAGAAGTTGAATTCTTAGCTGGAAAGGATAATGCAGGCACAATTTGGGGAAAGGCTCTAGCAATAAGGAGAAAACTCAAGCTCACTAAAGCTGAGGAAGAAAAAGAAATAGAAGAGCATGAAGAGGAGGGAGAGGTAGAAGAAGCAGAGGAGGAAGTCGAGGAGGAAAATATTGAGAAGAAGGAAGAGGAAGAGAAAAAAGAAGCTAAAGAAGAAAAACCAAAAGAGAAGAAGAAAGGAAAGCAAGTTACACTCTTCGACTTTATTAAGAAGAAATAA
- a CDS encoding NAD(P)/FAD-dependent oxidoreductase, which translates to MRYDVIVVGSGVAGPIVARNVAKAGFSVLLVDKKPAIGTPKQCAEGINVNVFKEFDIPYDKRFINREIYGARIYSPSGYTAELRYKEVSGVILERKVFDKMLAYYAAKEGAEVLARTEVVDVLKRNGKIVGVKAKHEGEPIEIEAEIIVAADGVESTVARKAGINTYAPPHEFDSAYEYEMLIEGYDPDLIHLWFGNEIAPRGYVWVFPKDEDRANVGIGINSDNEKTAKYYLDKWLKENNIPRNRILEINVGLVPVGGFVKELVKDNVLVVGDAARQVNPVHGGGMYEAMKASTIASKWIVRALEEENVELLKNYTKEWWETEGPKMEKLLRLRRAMEKLTDEDIDVFVQLLGGTDLEKLASGNYFEVVKALMKHPKVLMSKRRLEILKALV; encoded by the coding sequence ATGAGATACGATGTCATTGTAGTTGGTTCTGGGGTTGCGGGCCCAATAGTTGCTAGAAATGTTGCTAAAGCTGGTTTTTCTGTTCTGCTGGTTGATAAAAAACCTGCAATTGGGACACCAAAACAGTGCGCCGAGGGAATTAATGTTAACGTCTTCAAGGAATTCGACATTCCCTATGATAAAAGGTTCATCAACAGAGAAATCTATGGGGCCAGGATATACTCTCCAAGTGGATATACTGCCGAGCTGAGGTACAAGGAAGTTAGTGGGGTTATTCTTGAAAGGAAAGTATTCGACAAAATGCTGGCATATTATGCCGCTAAGGAAGGGGCAGAGGTACTAGCTAGAACTGAAGTCGTGGATGTTCTAAAAAGGAATGGTAAAATAGTGGGAGTCAAGGCAAAGCACGAAGGAGAACCCATAGAGATTGAGGCTGAAATTATAGTGGCTGCAGATGGTGTTGAAAGTACTGTGGCAAGGAAAGCAGGAATAAACACGTATGCTCCTCCTCATGAGTTTGATTCTGCTTACGAATATGAGATGTTGATAGAGGGGTATGATCCCGACTTAATCCATTTATGGTTTGGGAATGAAATAGCTCCTCGCGGTTACGTATGGGTATTCCCAAAGGATGAGGACAGAGCAAATGTTGGAATTGGGATAAATTCAGACAACGAGAAGACGGCCAAATATTACCTCGATAAGTGGCTCAAGGAGAACAATATCCCCAGGAACAGGATCCTTGAAATTAACGTTGGTTTAGTTCCCGTGGGGGGATTCGTTAAGGAGTTAGTCAAGGACAATGTTCTTGTAGTGGGTGATGCTGCTAGGCAAGTTAATCCCGTTCACGGTGGAGGAATGTACGAAGCCATGAAAGCATCGACAATTGCATCCAAATGGATCGTTAGAGCCCTAGAGGAAGAGAATGTTGAGCTTTTAAAGAACTATACAAAAGAGTGGTGGGAAACTGAAGGTCCAAAGATGGAGAAGTTGCTTAGGTTAAGAAGGGCTATGGAGAAGCTAACTGATGAAGACATTGATGTATTTGTACAGCTACTTGGTGGTACGGATCTTGAGAAACTTGCTAGTGGAAATTACTTTGAAGTTGTGAAGGCCCTAATGAAGCATCCAAAAGTTTTAATGAGCAAAAGAAGGCTTGAAATACTTAAGGCTCTTGTATAA
- a CDS encoding class I SAM-dependent methyltransferase family protein codes for MAVVKVPKKKAREILEILKKNKILDGKRKALRDNEFVYFPITDIEKAKQLNLEILPLDAPRRPERQIYKNLEDLLPKNIVERLGRLDIVGDIAILTMPEDLKEKVREIANAIKKLYPEVRVIARRGFHEGEFRVRRLEVVWGENRLETVHKENGVLIKVDLSKVFFNPRMKGERYRIAQLVNDGEKILIPFAGVLPYALVIARYKKVDITAVELNPEAVKLGYENIKLNEKRLKGRINLIKGDVFEVLQKLPEFDRVISPTPKGVDALSIVLSKARKFLHYYDFVHEDEIEVFKKRIVEECRLQGKECTVNVKKIADYKPHVYKVCADVEIKQNH; via the coding sequence TTGGCGGTAGTGAAAGTCCCGAAGAAAAAGGCGAGGGAGATTCTAGAAATCTTAAAGAAGAATAAGATTCTTGATGGAAAAAGAAAGGCCTTGAGGGATAATGAATTTGTTTACTTTCCAATAACGGACATTGAAAAGGCTAAACAGTTGAACCTAGAAATTCTTCCTTTAGATGCTCCTAGAAGGCCTGAGAGGCAGATATATAAGAATCTTGAGGATCTATTACCCAAAAATATCGTGGAAAGACTCGGTCGGTTGGATATAGTGGGGGATATAGCAATACTTACAATGCCAGAAGACCTTAAAGAAAAGGTGAGGGAAATAGCCAACGCAATAAAAAAACTTTATCCAGAGGTTAGGGTCATTGCACGTAGAGGATTCCATGAGGGCGAGTTTAGGGTTAGGAGACTTGAAGTTGTATGGGGAGAAAATAGGCTTGAGACAGTTCACAAGGAAAACGGCGTTCTGATAAAAGTTGACCTTTCTAAAGTTTTCTTTAACCCAAGAATGAAGGGAGAAAGGTATAGAATAGCGCAACTTGTGAATGATGGAGAGAAGATCCTTATACCTTTTGCAGGTGTTCTTCCCTATGCACTGGTAATAGCTAGATATAAGAAAGTTGATATTACAGCTGTTGAGCTTAACCCGGAGGCTGTAAAGCTCGGATACGAAAATATAAAGCTGAATGAAAAAAGATTGAAGGGGAGGATTAACTTAATTAAGGGAGATGTATTTGAAGTTCTCCAAAAACTGCCCGAATTTGATAGGGTCATCAGCCCGACACCAAAGGGCGTTGATGCTCTAAGTATAGTTCTCTCCAAGGCACGAAAATTTCTCCACTATTATGATTTTGTCCATGAGGATGAAATTGAGGTGTTTAAAAAGAGGATAGTTGAAGAATGTAGGCTTCAGGGAAAGGAGTGTACTGTTAACGTCAAGAAGATTGCCGACTACAAGCCCCATGTCTACAAGGTCTGTGCCGATGTTGAGATTAAACAAAACCATTAA
- a CDS encoding DUF835 domain-containing protein — protein MVKMIGIIAGLVVIFLPLLISLHILTLERQLVGEIKRFARMVMLSLFLFSSSGVFIVLEAMYHGNYWIYAAILIFISYFALIVKAIEYISEFSETRERKGGAFIVRSEEEIKFIVKTLDKLQIRFLLLTRIKSSVEKYKNAEVVWISRVGSGVSPTDLHRLLDVSLKFLLENRGGIIIIDCLEFLLLYNEFKAVAKFLFNLKDHVVMRGGMLILHANPDIIGEKEFNVLREEFPEATAEELLGIISPQGLFGLLEVRRVGGSESPEEKGEGDSRNLKEE, from the coding sequence ATGGTGAAGATGATAGGTATAATAGCTGGTTTAGTTGTTATATTTCTCCCCCTACTAATTTCATTGCATATACTTACGTTAGAGAGACAGTTAGTTGGGGAGATAAAAAGATTTGCAAGGATGGTTATGTTATCTCTCTTTCTGTTTTCATCTTCTGGAGTGTTTATAGTTTTGGAGGCGATGTACCATGGAAACTACTGGATTTATGCTGCAATTCTAATATTCATCTCATATTTTGCTTTAATAGTGAAGGCTATAGAGTATATATCCGAATTTTCTGAAACAAGAGAAAGAAAAGGTGGGGCGTTTATAGTTAGAAGTGAGGAAGAAATAAAGTTCATTGTCAAAACTCTGGACAAATTACAGATAAGATTTCTATTGTTGACCAGAATAAAATCTTCTGTGGAAAAGTACAAGAATGCCGAAGTAGTGTGGATAAGTAGAGTTGGAAGTGGGGTAAGTCCAACAGATTTACATAGACTGTTGGATGTTTCCCTAAAGTTCCTCTTGGAAAATAGGGGCGGGATTATAATAATAGACTGTCTCGAATTCCTTCTCCTGTACAACGAATTTAAGGCCGTTGCTAAGTTTCTCTTTAATCTCAAAGACCACGTAGTCATGAGAGGAGGAATGCTAATATTACACGCTAATCCCGACATTATTGGAGAAAAAGAGTTCAATGTCCTTAGAGAAGAATTTCCTGAAGCAACAGCAGAAGAGTTGCTAGGCATAATATCTCCTCAAGGGCTCTTTGGTCTGCTGGAGGTGCGCAGGGTTGGCGGTAGTGAAAGTCCCGAAGAAAAAGGCGAGGGAGATTCTAGAAATCTTAAAGAAGAATAA
- a CDS encoding helix-turn-helix domain-containing protein — protein sequence MEPDVFYILGNKVRRDLLSHLTCTECYFSLLSSRVTVSSTAVAKHLKIMEREGILKSYEKEERFIGPTKKYYKISIAKSYVVTLTPEMFWYRGFDIDSPEPIDVEITLSGLKESPQNLNEMLSEFLKANKELEKVLRAFKSIEAYRNMLIRKIKDEYLRTIGDMTQLAILHYLLLNGEATIEELSDRLNLKEREVKEKISEMAKFVPVKMINENKVVLDEAKILEGDNHGKENKGNGE from the coding sequence ATGGAACCAGACGTCTTTTATATCCTGGGTAACAAAGTTAGGAGGGATTTGCTATCTCATTTAACATGTACTGAGTGCTACTTTAGTCTCTTAAGTAGTAGAGTTACAGTGTCTTCCACTGCAGTTGCTAAGCATCTTAAGATAATGGAAAGGGAAGGTATTCTGAAGTCTTATGAAAAAGAGGAGAGATTCATAGGCCCTACTAAGAAGTACTATAAGATATCAATAGCCAAATCCTATGTCGTGACTCTAACTCCTGAGATGTTCTGGTATAGGGGATTTGATATAGATTCTCCAGAGCCTATTGATGTAGAAATAACACTCTCAGGCCTTAAGGAGAGCCCTCAGAATTTAAATGAGATGTTATCCGAGTTTTTAAAGGCAAATAAAGAGCTTGAAAAAGTTCTCAGGGCTTTTAAGTCGATTGAGGCTTATCGGAACATGCTCATAAGGAAGATTAAGGATGAGTATCTTAGGACTATAGGTGACATGACCCAATTAGCCATCTTACATTACCTACTCCTCAACGGGGAGGCCACAATTGAGGAGCTTAGTGATAGGTTGAACCTTAAGGAAAGAGAAGTTAAGGAAAAAATTTCTGAGATGGCTAAATTCGTTCCAGTAAAGATGATAAATGAAAACAAGGTTGTCTTAGATGAAGCAAAGATACTTGAAGGTGATAATCATGGGAAAGAAAATAAGGGTAATGGTGAATGA
- a CDS encoding replication factor C small subunit, with amino-acid sequence MGEEVREVKVLEKPWVEKYRPQRLDDIVGQEHIVKRLKHYVKTGSMPHLLFAGPPGVGKCLTGEAKVIVNGELTTIGELVERISGGRFGPTPVKGLVVLGIDEDGKIKELPVEYVYKDRTNELVRIRTKLGRELKVTPYHPLLVNRKDGKIEWVKAEELRPGDKLAVPRFLPVILEEDPLAEWLGYFMGSGYANMQSNVIIFTNTNTRLRRRFMELTEKLFPDAKIREKTRENRTPYVYVNSKKAKELVKNLGLVGKKADKIYIPPQGWKGLRSFLRAYFDCDASVEKDGIVLSTASKEMAEQISYALSGLGIISRVKERHEKGRSHYYVVISGQNNVSRFLTEVGFSVEDKRKKAETLIRGSNQNIGYLYIDRELISYVRNKLRLTFHENKAHWSPEEARKISWELMKEIYHRLSELERLENALSRSLIIDWEEIRKRKEEIAKKTGIRVDRILKYIKGERRPSLRNYLKIAEALGIDMKETVEAMRLFARKYSSYAEIGRLVGMWNSSVKGILEGNTERIDVLEEIRKAELKLLRDILSDEKLKRGIAYLIFLNQNELLWDEIVEIEKLKGDFIIYDLHVPGYHNFIGGNLPTVLHNTTAALALARELFGENWRHNFLELNASDERGINVIREKVKEFARTKPIGGASFKIIFLDEADALTQDAQQALRRTMEMFSINVRFILSCNYSSKIIEPIQSRCAIFRFRPLRDEDIAKRLKFIAENEGLELTEEGLQAILYIAEGDMRRAINILQAAAALDKKITDENVFMVASRARPEDVRQMMLLALEGNFLKAREKLREILLKQGLSGEDVLVQMHKEVFNLPISEPKKVQLADKIGEYNFRLVEGANEMIQLEALLAQFTLIGKK; translated from the coding sequence ATGGGCGAAGAAGTCAGGGAAGTTAAAGTTCTTGAAAAGCCCTGGGTTGAAAAGTATAGACCACAAAGGCTTGACGATATAGTTGGACAGGAACATATCGTCAAGAGGCTTAAACACTACGTTAAGACTGGTTCAATGCCTCACCTACTCTTTGCTGGACCACCAGGTGTTGGAAAGTGTCTTACTGGAGAAGCAAAAGTCATAGTTAACGGCGAGCTAACTACAATAGGGGAGCTCGTTGAGAGGATATCTGGAGGCAGATTCGGGCCAACACCTGTCAAAGGTCTTGTAGTTCTTGGTATTGACGAAGACGGTAAGATTAAGGAGCTGCCTGTGGAGTACGTTTACAAGGATAGAACAAACGAGTTAGTCAGAATAAGAACGAAACTCGGAAGGGAGCTCAAGGTAACACCCTATCACCCTCTCCTCGTTAACAGGAAAGATGGTAAAATCGAATGGGTGAAAGCCGAGGAGCTAAGGCCCGGTGACAAGCTAGCTGTTCCGCGCTTTCTCCCTGTGATCCTCGAGGAGGATCCTCTCGCGGAATGGCTCGGATACTTCATGGGAAGTGGTTATGCCAATATGCAGAGCAACGTTATAATATTCACAAACACGAACACGAGGCTTAGAAGACGCTTCATGGAGCTAACAGAGAAGCTCTTCCCCGATGCAAAGATAAGAGAGAAGACCCGGGAAAACCGCACACCTTATGTCTACGTGAACTCAAAGAAGGCCAAGGAACTAGTTAAAAACCTTGGTCTCGTTGGTAAAAAGGCCGATAAGATTTACATACCTCCCCAGGGATGGAAGGGCCTGCGCTCCTTCCTAAGGGCATACTTTGATTGTGACGCCAGTGTTGAGAAAGATGGCATAGTTCTCTCCACCGCCAGCAAAGAAATGGCAGAGCAGATTTCATACGCCTTATCCGGACTAGGAATCATAAGCAGAGTTAAAGAAAGGCATGAAAAGGGACGCTCCCATTATTACGTGGTAATCTCTGGCCAGAACAATGTTTCGCGCTTCTTAACCGAAGTTGGCTTCTCAGTGGAAGATAAGAGAAAGAAGGCAGAAACCCTTATAAGAGGCTCTAATCAGAACATTGGCTACCTTTACATCGATAGAGAGTTGATCTCTTACGTTAGGAACAAACTCAGGCTAACATTCCACGAGAACAAGGCTCACTGGAGCCCTGAGGAAGCTAGAAAGATATCATGGGAACTAATGAAGGAGATATATCACCGCCTCAGCGAGCTTGAGAGATTGGAAAATGCCCTGTCTAGGAGTCTCATAATCGACTGGGAAGAGATTCGGAAGAGAAAGGAAGAAATAGCCAAAAAGACAGGAATAAGGGTAGATAGAATTCTTAAGTATATAAAGGGCGAGAGAAGGCCAAGTTTAAGGAACTACCTGAAAATAGCAGAGGCACTTGGAATTGATATGAAGGAAACCGTAGAAGCAATGCGCCTCTTTGCTAGGAAGTATTCCAGCTATGCAGAAATTGGAAGACTCGTTGGGATGTGGAACTCAAGCGTCAAGGGAATCCTTGAAGGCAACACAGAGAGGATAGATGTCCTTGAAGAGATTAGGAAAGCAGAGCTGAAACTCCTTAGGGACATACTGAGTGATGAAAAACTTAAGAGAGGAATAGCTTACCTGATCTTCCTAAACCAAAATGAACTTCTATGGGATGAGATAGTTGAGATTGAGAAGCTTAAGGGGGACTTCATAATCTATGACCTGCACGTTCCTGGTTACCACAACTTCATAGGTGGGAACCTCCCAACGGTTCTCCACAACACAACTGCTGCTTTGGCCCTTGCTAGGGAGCTTTTCGGCGAGAACTGGCGCCACAACTTCCTTGAGCTGAATGCGAGCGATGAGCGCGGGATAAACGTTATTAGAGAGAAAGTAAAGGAATTCGCTAGGACTAAGCCCATAGGCGGAGCAAGCTTCAAAATAATATTCCTCGACGAGGCAGATGCACTGACGCAGGATGCCCAGCAGGCCCTGAGGAGGACTATGGAAATGTTCTCCATCAACGTGAGGTTTATACTCAGCTGCAACTACTCCTCCAAGATAATTGAGCCCATACAGAGCAGATGTGCAATCTTCCGCTTTAGACCCTTGAGGGATGAAGATATAGCAAAAAGGCTGAAGTTCATAGCTGAAAATGAAGGATTGGAATTAACAGAGGAGGGACTCCAAGCGATTCTGTATATAGCGGAAGGAGATATGAGAAGAGCTATAAACATACTGCAAGCCGCAGCAGCTTTAGACAAGAAAATAACAGATGAAAATGTTTTTATGGTTGCTAGCAGGGCAAGGCCCGAGGATGTTAGGCAGATGATGCTCCTAGCACTCGAAGGAAACTTCCTCAAAGCTAGGGAAAAACTCAGAGAGATACTTCTGAAACAGGGGTTGAGCGGAGAAGACGTCTTGGTTCAGATGCACAAGGAAGTGTTCAACCTACCAATATCAGAGCCCAAAAAAGTCCAGCTCGCAGACAAAATAGGAGAGTACAACTTCAGACTCGTTGAAGGTGCAAATGAAATGATACAGCTTGAAGCCTTGCTAGCCCAGTTCACGCTAATAGGGAAGAAGTGA
- a CDS encoding thioredoxin family protein — protein MGLISDADKKIIKEEFFSKMTNPVKLIVFIGKEHCQYCDQLKQLVQELSELSDKLTYEIVDFDTPEGQELARKYRIDRAPATTITQDGKDFGVRYFGLPAGHEFAAFLEDIVDVSNAQTDLMDESKEALRNIDQDVRILVFVTPTCPYCPLAVRMAHKFAIENTKAGKGKILGDMVEAIEYPEWADQYNVMAVPKIVIQVNGEDKVQFEGAYPEKMFLEKLLAALS, from the coding sequence ATGGGATTGATTAGTGATGCTGACAAGAAGATAATAAAAGAGGAATTCTTCTCTAAAATGACAAACCCAGTTAAGCTCATCGTATTCATTGGAAAAGAACATTGTCAATATTGTGACCAGTTAAAGCAGCTCGTTCAAGAGCTATCTGAGCTTTCAGATAAGCTCACTTACGAAATAGTCGACTTTGACACTCCAGAGGGACAGGAGTTAGCAAGGAAGTACAGAATCGACAGAGCCCCAGCTACCACCATAACCCAGGATGGAAAGGACTTTGGAGTCAGGTACTTTGGCCTTCCAGCTGGTCATGAGTTTGCAGCATTCCTTGAGGACATAGTAGATGTTAGCAATGCCCAAACTGATCTAATGGATGAAAGCAAAGAAGCACTTAGAAACATAGACCAAGACGTTAGGATACTCGTATTCGTAACACCAACCTGCCCATACTGCCCACTGGCAGTCAGAATGGCACATAAATTTGCTATAGAAAACACCAAAGCTGGAAAAGGCAAAATCCTTGGAGACATGGTTGAGGCAATTGAATATCCAGAGTGGGCAGATCAATACAACGTCATGGCGGTTCCAAAGATCGTCATTCAGGTCAACGGCGAAGACAAGGTACAATTTGAGGGTGCTTACCCAGAGAAGATGTTCCTCGAAAAGCTCCTTGCCGCTCTCAGCTAA
- the moaA gene encoding GTP 3',8-cyclase MoaA, which yields MFIDRFGRPVTNLRISLTKECNLNCFYCHREGQLDGERRMTPEEIERIVRIASRLGIKKVKLTGGEPTIRKDIVEIVKRIRPYVIDLSLTTNGTTLYTLADDLKEAGLDRVNISLDTLDRKKYKMITGFDVLDQVIKGIKKAVKLFYPVKLNMVVMRGINDDEIWDMIKFAGDVGAILQLIEIEVPREMENSQFFRDFFYPLKPLEEEFEKIAVEIRERRMHRRRKYFLPVDGKVVEVEVVRSMHNTVFCMNCTRLRLTADGYLKTCLLRKDDLIDILGPMRRGASDAELVEIFKRAVYMRKPYWI from the coding sequence ATGTTCATAGACAGATTCGGAAGGCCTGTTACTAACCTTCGAATATCTTTAACAAAAGAGTGTAATCTCAACTGCTTTTACTGCCATAGGGAAGGTCAGCTTGATGGAGAGCGGAGAATGACTCCTGAGGAAATAGAGAGGATAGTTAGGATAGCTTCTCGATTAGGAATCAAAAAAGTTAAGCTCACGGGAGGAGAACCAACAATAAGGAAAGACATAGTCGAAATCGTGAAGAGGATAAGGCCCTATGTGATAGACTTGTCTTTAACCACGAACGGAACTACGCTGTACACACTGGCAGATGACCTCAAAGAAGCTGGGCTTGATAGGGTTAACATAAGTCTTGATACACTTGACAGAAAGAAGTATAAGATGATAACAGGTTTTGACGTTCTTGATCAGGTTATAAAAGGAATTAAGAAAGCCGTAAAGCTGTTCTATCCGGTAAAGCTAAACATGGTCGTCATGAGGGGAATAAATGATGACGAAATCTGGGATATGATAAAGTTTGCTGGCGACGTTGGGGCAATTCTTCAGTTGATAGAGATAGAGGTTCCCAGGGAGATGGAAAACTCTCAGTTTTTTAGGGATTTCTTTTATCCTTTAAAACCCCTCGAGGAGGAATTTGAAAAGATTGCCGTTGAGATAAGGGAGCGGAGAATGCATAGAAGGAGGAAGTACTTCCTACCAGTGGATGGAAAAGTTGTGGAGGTTGAAGTAGTTAGGTCGATGCATAATACTGTATTCTGTATGAACTGTACTAGATTAAGACTTACTGCCGATGGTTACCTAAAGACATGCCTGCTTCGAAAAGATGACTTGATAGACATTCTTGGACCTATGAGGAGAGGTGCAAGTGATGCGGAGCTTGTAGAGATATTCAAGAGGGCTGTATATATGAGGAAACCCTATTGGATTTAA
- a CDS encoding DUF362 domain-containing protein: MGKKIRVMVNEDKCYLCGGCAGVCPTLAIEVSSSWHFIEDKCISCMICIKACPVGALTYEEVSQ, translated from the coding sequence ATGGGAAAGAAAATAAGGGTAATGGTGAATGAGGATAAGTGCTATCTCTGTGGCGGTTGTGCTGGAGTTTGTCCCACCCTTGCAATAGAGGTTTCCTCTTCTTGGCACTTTATTGAGGACAAATGCATTTCGTGCATGATATGCATAAAGGCCTGTCCAGTTGGGGCACTAACTTACGAGGAGGTGTCTCAATGA
- a CDS encoding metal-dependent hydrolase has translation MDPVEHASIPAIAYMAFSQNPDPIHLAFLIFGAIFPDLDVFAKEHRSYLHSFFLLLPLFLLSFVSPYLMMFSLGILSHLLLDMFSGVIPFFYPIKRIGYGVEILAHVKDFSVRIDWRVVKRYPDPKIERTLELNRTIPLGILALIMIIKRFS, from the coding sequence ATGGATCCGGTGGAGCATGCTTCGATACCAGCGATTGCATACATGGCTTTTTCTCAAAATCCTGATCCGATACACCTAGCTTTTCTGATTTTCGGGGCAATTTTTCCTGATTTAGATGTTTTTGCTAAGGAGCATAGATCTTATCTTCACTCCTTCTTCTTACTTCTCCCTCTTTTCTTATTGTCGTTTGTCTCCCCTTATCTAATGATGTTCTCATTGGGTATTTTGTCACATCTTCTCTTAGATATGTTTTCAGGTGTTATTCCCTTCTTCTATCCTATAAAGAGGATTGGATATGGAGTAGAAATTCTTGCTCATGTTAAAGACTTTAGCGTAAGAATAGACTGGAGGGTCGTTAAAAGGTATCCAGATCCAAAAATTGAGAGAACCTTAGAACTCAACAGAACGATTCCTCTTGGAATTTTGGCACTAATAATGATAATAAAGAGGTTTAGCTGA